In Sphingomonas sp. LT1P40, the following are encoded in one genomic region:
- a CDS encoding DUF885 domain-containing protein codes for MRYTRLILAASLVGTAVTAATAQQAAPPTALPGEGAEDVKLKTLFHESDEASLKRNPISAIFRGDLRYADSVGEFYTEAALMAEKKAAEADLAGLKRIERAKLTRVNQVAYDVFKSDTERGLRGFDPKLLAVTLYLPIDHFRGLQGFYPDFASGQGAAPFKTVLDYENNLKRNAEYAAIYDRIIGWFRKGMAKKITQPKLVVNNMIGQFDNLLAQGVEGSVLYAPVTKFPDGIGAADQARLKAAYATQIRNVIQPAHKKMRDFLANEYLPAARDTVGTSALPGGAAVYDNAILSNTTLPLTADYVHNLGLSEVKRILGEMEAQKTKVGFKGTLPEFFTFLRTDPQFAPKSADALREGYEAIGKRVDARVREQFSLIPKTPLEIRPVPEYRAKTDAAGSYNPGSPDGSRPGIFYYNTYDLPIRYTWGMETLYLHEAAPGHHFQISLAQENEALPAFMRFGGNTAYAEGWALYAETLYNELGVAVEPYQRMGGLSDEMLRAMRLVVDSGLHAKGWSREQAIDYMIANSPMPKTDAIAEVERYIAMPGQALAYKIGQLTILKAKADAKAALGAKFDPRGFHAAVLDTGALPMPVLEKKVADWVAGVK; via the coding sequence ATGCGCTATACTCGCCTGATTCTCGCGGCCTCGCTTGTCGGCACTGCCGTTACTGCCGCCACTGCCCAGCAGGCGGCGCCGCCAACCGCGCTGCCCGGTGAAGGTGCCGAGGATGTGAAGCTCAAGACCCTGTTCCACGAAAGCGACGAAGCATCGCTCAAGCGCAATCCGATCAGCGCGATCTTTCGCGGCGACCTGCGTTATGCCGACAGTGTCGGGGAGTTCTACACCGAAGCCGCGCTGATGGCCGAGAAGAAGGCGGCCGAGGCAGATCTGGCCGGCTTGAAACGCATCGAACGTGCGAAACTCACCCGCGTCAATCAAGTCGCCTACGACGTATTCAAATCGGATACCGAACGCGGCTTGCGCGGCTTCGACCCGAAGCTGCTTGCCGTGACGCTGTACCTGCCGATCGATCATTTTCGTGGGCTTCAGGGCTTTTATCCTGACTTCGCGTCGGGGCAGGGAGCCGCACCCTTCAAAACGGTGCTGGACTATGAAAACAACCTGAAGCGTAATGCCGAATATGCTGCGATCTATGACCGGATCATCGGCTGGTTTCGCAAGGGGATGGCGAAGAAGATCACGCAGCCCAAGCTGGTGGTGAACAACATGATCGGCCAGTTCGACAATCTGCTGGCGCAAGGCGTCGAGGGATCGGTGCTCTACGCGCCGGTGACCAAATTCCCCGACGGCATCGGCGCGGCGGATCAGGCGCGGTTGAAGGCCGCCTATGCGACGCAAATACGCAATGTGATCCAGCCGGCGCACAAGAAGATGCGCGATTTCCTGGCCAACGAATATCTGCCGGCAGCGCGCGATACGGTGGGCACGTCGGCGCTCCCGGGCGGTGCGGCGGTCTACGACAATGCGATCCTGTCGAACACCACGCTGCCGCTGACGGCGGATTACGTCCACAATCTGGGGCTGTCGGAGGTCAAGCGCATCCTGGGCGAGATGGAGGCGCAAAAGACAAAGGTCGGGTTTAAGGGAACGCTGCCCGAATTCTTCACCTTCCTGCGCACCGACCCGCAATTCGCGCCAAAGAGCGCCGATGCGTTGCGCGAGGGGTATGAGGCGATCGGCAAGCGCGTCGATGCGCGGGTGCGAGAGCAATTCTCGCTGATCCCCAAGACGCCGCTCGAGATCCGCCCCGTCCCGGAATATCGCGCCAAGACCGATGCGGCGGGCAGCTATAATCCAGGGTCGCCCGACGGGTCACGGCCCGGCATTTTCTATTACAACACCTATGATCTGCCGATCCGCTACACCTGGGGCATGGAAACCTTGTACCTGCACGAAGCTGCGCCGGGGCATCATTTCCAGATCAGCCTGGCGCAGGAGAATGAAGCGCTGCCGGCCTTCATGCGCTTCGGCGGCAACACCGCCTATGCCGAGGGCTGGGCGCTGTATGCCGAGACGCTATATAATGAGTTGGGCGTGGCGGTGGAGCCGTATCAGCGGATGGGCGGCCTGTCGGACGAAATGCTGCGCGCGATGCGGCTGGTGGTCGACAGCGGCCTCCATGCCAAGGGCTGGAGCCGCGAACAGGCGATCGACTATATGATCGCCAACTCGCCAATGCCGAAGACCGATGCGATCGCAGAGGTCGAGCGCTATATCGCGATGCCGGGGCAAGCGCTGGCGTACAAGATCGGGCAGCTGACGATCCTGAAGGCGAAAGCCGATGCCAAGGCGGCGCTTGGCGCGAAGTTCGATCCGCGCGGCTTCCATGCGGCGGTGCTGGACACGGGAGCGCTGCCGATGCCTGTGCTGGAGAAGAAGGTCGCGGACTGGGTGGCGGGGGTGAAGTGA
- a CDS encoding P-II family nitrogen regulator, translating to MKKIEAIIKPFKLDEVKEALHEVGVSGITVTEAKGFGRQKGHTELYRGAEYVVDFLPKVKLEVVVEDALAERVVEAIAASAQTGRIGDGKIFVTAVETALRIRTGERDDNAI from the coding sequence GTGAAAAAGATCGAAGCCATCATCAAGCCGTTCAAGCTGGATGAGGTGAAGGAGGCGCTGCACGAAGTGGGCGTATCGGGGATTACCGTGACCGAGGCCAAGGGGTTCGGACGGCAAAAGGGGCATACCGAATTGTATCGCGGTGCCGAATATGTCGTCGATTTCCTGCCCAAGGTGAAGCTGGAAGTGGTGGTCGAGGACGCGCTGGCCGAACGCGTGGTCGAGGCGATCGCGGCGTCGGCACAGACCGGGCGGATCGGCGACGGCAAGATCTTCGTAACAGCCGTCGAAACCGCGTTGCGCATCCGCACTGGCGAGCGCGACGATAATGCAATTTAA
- the map gene encoding type I methionyl aminopeptidase, producing MTEYQIVTADTNFARDGAIKLYGPDGFAGMRAAGRLAAEILDALVPHVVPGVTTAELDDFVRQRMLDGGSVPATLGYRGYTHSCCISINHVVCHGIPGPKTLKDGDIVNIDVTPLLDGWHGDTSRMYLVGNVPLKAKRLVDVTYECLMLGIAQAKPGNHMGDVGHAIQRHAEAHRYGVVRDFCGHGLGRVFHDAPEVVHVGRPGTGPELKPGMFFTIEPMINIGRPDVKLLDDGWTAVTRDRSLSAQFEHSIGITEDGCEIFTQSPTGRHAPPYA from the coding sequence ATGACCGAGTATCAGATCGTAACCGCCGACACGAACTTCGCCCGCGACGGGGCGATCAAGCTTTACGGGCCGGACGGCTTCGCCGGCATGCGCGCTGCCGGGCGGCTGGCGGCGGAAATCCTCGACGCGCTGGTGCCGCATGTCGTGCCCGGCGTGACCACGGCGGAACTCGACGATTTCGTGCGGCAGCGCATGCTCGACGGCGGCTCGGTACCCGCGACGCTCGGCTATCGCGGCTATACGCATTCATGCTGCATCAGCATCAACCACGTCGTCTGCCATGGCATTCCGGGGCCAAAGACGCTGAAGGACGGCGACATCGTCAACATCGACGTGACCCCGCTGCTTGACGGCTGGCATGGCGACACCAGCCGTATGTACCTCGTTGGCAATGTGCCGCTGAAAGCAAAGCGGCTGGTCGACGTGACCTATGAATGCCTGATGCTCGGTATCGCACAGGCAAAGCCCGGCAATCATATGGGCGATGTCGGCCACGCGATTCAGCGGCATGCCGAGGCGCATCGCTACGGCGTGGTCCGCGATTTCTGCGGCCATGGGTTAGGCCGCGTGTTCCACGATGCGCCCGAGGTCGTCCATGTCGGTCGCCCGGGCACGGGGCCTGAGTTGAAACCCGGCATGTTCTTTACGATCGAGCCGATGATCAACATCGGTCGTCCCGACGTAAAATTGCTCGACGATGGCTGGACGGCGGTGACGCGCGACCGCTCGCTGTCGGCACAGTTCGAACATTCGATCGGCATTACCGAGGATGGCTGCGAGATTTTCACGCAATCGCCGACCGGGCGTCATGCCCCGCCCTACGCCTGA
- a CDS encoding NAD(P)/FAD-dependent oxidoreductase, whose product MNVTSKYDAIILGAGAAGLMCAAIAGQRGRRVLLIDHAERVGKKILISGGGRCNFTNIHTAPDRYISANPHFAKSALRRYTAQDFLALVDRYGIAWHEKTLGQLFCNGSARQIVDMMLAECATGGVEIALGEAIRDVTHADGQYRVTFGDREATAPALVIATGGPSIPKMGATGFAYDLARKFGLKVVEPRPALVPLTLGGNEVLFRDLSGIAAPVEARAGKAKFREAALFTHRGLSGPAILQISSYWRHGEPVAIDFLPDRPRDWLIEAKRSQPRTTLRKLLTDALPARLADILAAKVVLDAELANTPDRALNAAAERLSAWAFHPNGTGGYAKAEVTIGGISTAGLSSQTMEARDVPGLYAIGEAVDVTGWLGGYNFQWAWASGWAAGQAI is encoded by the coding sequence GTGAATGTAACCAGCAAGTATGACGCCATCATCCTCGGCGCAGGCGCCGCCGGACTGATGTGCGCCGCCATCGCGGGCCAGCGTGGCCGCCGCGTCCTGCTGATCGATCACGCCGAGCGGGTCGGAAAGAAGATCCTCATCTCTGGCGGCGGGCGGTGCAATTTCACCAACATCCACACCGCGCCCGACCGCTACATTTCCGCCAACCCGCATTTCGCCAAATCGGCGCTGCGCCGCTACACCGCGCAGGACTTCCTCGCCTTGGTCGATCGCTACGGCATCGCATGGCATGAAAAAACGCTGGGCCAACTCTTCTGCAACGGCAGCGCGCGTCAGATCGTCGACATGATGCTCGCGGAATGTGCCACAGGCGGCGTCGAGATCGCGCTGGGCGAAGCGATCCGCGACGTGACCCATGCCGATGGCCAGTATCGCGTCACGTTCGGCGACCGCGAAGCAACCGCCCCGGCGCTGGTGATCGCCACCGGCGGGCCATCAATCCCGAAAATGGGCGCGACCGGCTTCGCATACGATCTCGCCCGCAAATTCGGCCTGAAGGTCGTTGAACCCCGCCCCGCGCTTGTGCCGCTCACGCTGGGTGGCAATGAAGTCCTGTTCCGCGACCTCTCCGGTATCGCCGCGCCGGTCGAGGCACGCGCTGGCAAAGCGAAGTTCCGCGAGGCTGCCCTGTTCACACATCGCGGTCTGTCCGGCCCCGCGATCCTGCAAATCAGTTCCTATTGGCGGCACGGCGAGCCGGTGGCGATCGACTTCCTGCCCGATCGTCCCCGCGACTGGCTGATCGAAGCCAAGCGCAGCCAGCCCCGCACGACCCTGCGCAAACTCCTAACCGACGCCCTCCCCGCCCGTCTCGCCGACATCCTCGCCGCAAAGGTCGTGCTCGACGCCGAACTCGCCAACACTCCCGACCGCGCGCTGAACGCCGCCGCCGAACGCCTGTCCGCCTGGGCGTTCCATCCCAACGGCACCGGAGGCTATGCCAAGGCCGAAGTCACCATCGGCGGCATCAGCACCGCCGGATTGTCATCGCAGACGATGGAAGCCCGCGACGTCCCCGGCCTCTACGCGATTGGCGAAGCGGTGGACGTGACCGGCTGGCTCGGCGGTTATAATTTCCAATGGGCGTGGGCGAGTGGCTGGGCGGCCGGTCAGGCAATCTGA
- a CDS encoding LPXTG cell wall anchor domain-containing protein: protein MTHTPNIARIAHRRAAALLLAAVAIPATAYAQETVTPPTVLVPSQPAPAPAPVTPPAATAPAQPGQSRTPVAPGVAEQAAQEARERAASARAARAERAEARPQPRAARPAPVTERAPAPVAAPAPVAVPEPTAPVAATPVTPPPAEVAPPPAETAPVTTAETDVAPEAATGGSTIWLLLAGLGLAAAAIAAFMLLRRRRDDDVYEEAYEAEAYEPVAEPVAIAPVHEERAVEAPVAPRADPAAAAPLFIQRPTVAETRETEIAEIDEPAEAQPALENAEMVTPDAADIDAVLGGVKPSGSRPQLELAMRPTRAGMSRRGAMVEFELTVANSGGIAAEDVRIGAFMLGGNAGQDAAIDQLLIDPPADSVMPSERIEPGDGRRLDASVTMPRDYVDAAMGDSDDGFTPILVADARYRMPDGSEGRTAAAFTIGRVNGGEHLVPIAVQDDPAMYADIEARLHSVPAKV from the coding sequence ATGACCCACACCCCGAACATCGCGCGTATCGCGCATCGCCGGGCCGCCGCGCTGCTTTTGGCCGCGGTCGCCATCCCCGCAACCGCCTATGCACAAGAGACGGTGACCCCGCCGACCGTGCTCGTGCCCAGCCAGCCTGCGCCGGCCCCTGCGCCGGTTACGCCTCCTGCGGCGACGGCTCCCGCCCAGCCCGGACAGTCACGCACCCCGGTCGCACCCGGCGTCGCCGAACAAGCCGCGCAGGAGGCCCGCGAACGGGCCGCCTCAGCGCGCGCCGCACGTGCCGAGCGCGCTGAGGCTCGGCCCCAGCCGCGCGCTGCACGACCCGCGCCCGTGACGGAACGCGCACCCGCACCCGTCGCCGCCCCTGCACCCGTTGCCGTTCCCGAACCGACGGCCCCTGTTGCCGCAACGCCGGTGACGCCGCCTCCTGCTGAAGTCGCGCCGCCGCCCGCCGAGACCGCGCCGGTAACGACTGCCGAAACCGATGTCGCGCCTGAAGCGGCAACCGGCGGCAGCACGATCTGGCTGCTGCTTGCGGGCCTTGGCCTTGCCGCTGCGGCGATCGCCGCCTTCATGCTGCTGCGTCGCCGTCGTGACGACGATGTCTATGAGGAAGCCTATGAAGCCGAGGCGTATGAGCCGGTCGCCGAACCGGTCGCAATAGCCCCGGTGCATGAAGAGCGCGCCGTCGAGGCACCTGTTGCTCCGCGTGCCGATCCTGCCGCCGCAGCGCCGCTGTTTATACAGCGACCGACGGTCGCGGAAACCCGTGAGACCGAAATCGCAGAGATCGACGAACCGGCCGAGGCACAGCCTGCGCTGGAAAATGCCGAGATGGTCACGCCCGACGCGGCGGATATCGATGCGGTGCTTGGCGGCGTAAAACCGAGCGGCAGCCGTCCGCAGCTTGAGCTGGCTATGCGGCCTACGCGTGCAGGAATGAGTCGTCGCGGTGCGATGGTCGAGTTCGAGCTGACCGTCGCCAATTCGGGCGGGATCGCGGCGGAAGATGTCCGCATCGGTGCCTTCATGCTGGGCGGCAATGCCGGACAGGATGCCGCGATCGATCAGCTGCTGATCGATCCGCCCGCCGATTCGGTGATGCCGTCGGAGCGGATCGAGCCCGGCGACGGTCGTCGCCTCGATGCATCGGTCACGATGCCGCGCGACTATGTCGATGCCGCAATGGGTGACAGCGACGATGGCTTCACTCCGATCCTCGTCGCCGATGCCCGCTATCGCATGCCCGATGGCAGTGAAGGCCGCACTGCCGCTGCCTTCACCATTGGCCGCGTCAACGGTGGCGAACATCTGGTGCCGATCGCGGTCCAGGACGACCCGGCAATGTATGCCGACATCGAGGCGCGGCTGCACAGCGTCCCCGCCAAGGTATGA
- the glnA gene encoding type I glutamate--ammonia ligase, which produces MANTASDILKMVKDQEIEWIDLRFTDPKGKWQHLTMVASVMGEDELTDGLMFDGSSIEGWKAINESDMVLKPDLDAVWTDPFSATPMLILVCDIVEPSTGELYSRDPRSCAKRAEAYVKTLGIGDTVYVGPEAEFFMFDDVRFENSYATSYYAIDDIELPGNSSKEYETGNMGHRPRAKGGYFPVAPVDSAVDIRGEMVSTMLEMGLPCDKHHHEVAAAQHELGLTFGTLVTTADRMQIYKYVVHQVAHAYGKTATFMPKPIKEDNGSGMHTHISIWEGGNNTFAGNGYAGLSEACLYFIGGVIKHAKALNAFTNPTTNSYKRLVPGYEAPVLLAYSARNRSASCRIPYGAGTKAKRVEFRFPDALANPYLCYAALLMAGLDGIQNKIHPGEPMDKNLYDLPPAELELVPTVCASLREALESLTADMDFLLKGDVFTKDQIEAYIDLKYEDVARWEMTPSPVEFEMYYSS; this is translated from the coding sequence ATGGCTAACACCGCCAGCGACATTCTGAAGATGGTCAAGGATCAGGAGATCGAGTGGATCGACCTGCGTTTCACCGACCCCAAGGGCAAGTGGCAGCATCTGACGATGGTCGCCAGCGTGATGGGCGAAGACGAGTTGACCGACGGCCTGATGTTCGACGGTTCGTCGATCGAGGGCTGGAAGGCGATCAACGAGTCCGACATGGTGCTGAAGCCCGATCTGGACGCGGTGTGGACCGATCCGTTCAGCGCCACGCCCATGCTGATCCTGGTATGCGACATCGTCGAGCCTTCGACCGGCGAGCTGTATTCGCGCGATCCGCGCTCGTGCGCCAAGCGCGCCGAAGCCTATGTCAAGACGCTGGGGATCGGCGACACCGTCTATGTCGGCCCCGAGGCCGAGTTCTTCATGTTCGACGATGTCCGCTTCGAAAACAGCTATGCGACCAGCTATTACGCGATCGACGACATCGAACTGCCCGGCAATTCCAGCAAGGAATATGAAACCGGCAATATGGGCCACCGTCCGCGCGCCAAGGGCGGCTATTTCCCCGTCGCCCCGGTCGACAGTGCGGTCGATATCCGTGGCGAGATGGTCTCGACCATGCTCGAAATGGGTCTGCCCTGCGACAAGCATCACCATGAAGTCGCGGCTGCGCAGCATGAGCTGGGCCTGACCTTCGGCACGCTGGTGACGACGGCGGATCGCATGCAGATCTACAAGTACGTCGTGCATCAGGTCGCGCACGCCTATGGCAAGACCGCGACCTTCATGCCGAAGCCGATCAAGGAAGATAACGGCTCGGGCATGCACACCCACATCTCGATCTGGGAAGGTGGCAACAACACCTTCGCGGGCAATGGCTATGCCGGTCTCAGCGAAGCATGCCTCTATTTCATCGGCGGCGTCATCAAGCACGCCAAGGCGCTCAACGCCTTCACCAACCCCACCACCAACAGCTATAAGCGACTGGTGCCGGGTTACGAGGCACCCGTGCTGCTCGCCTATTCGGCGCGCAACCGTTCGGCGTCGTGCCGCATTCCTTATGGTGCGGGTACCAAGGCAAAGCGCGTCGAGTTCCGCTTCCCCGACGCGTTGGCGAACCCGTATCTCTGCTATGCGGCTTTGCTTATGGCCGGTCTCGACGGCATCCAGAACAAAATCCATCCGGGTGAGCCGATGGACAAGAACCTCTATGACCTGCCCCCGGCCGAACTGGAGCTGGTGCCGACCGTCTGCGCATCGCTGCGTGAAGCGCTGGAATCGCTGACGGCGGACATGGACTTCCTGCTCAAGGGCGACGTGTTCACCAAGGATCAGATCGAAGCCTATATCGACCTGAAATATGAGGACGTGGCGCGCTGGGAAATGACCCCCAGCCCGGTCGAATTCGAGATGTACTACTCGTCCTGA
- a CDS encoding M16 family metallopeptidase: protein MTMKRWVAALALAGAAMPLGLTAVPAAAQGAAQKLAVETQYFTLPNGLRVVLAKDTISPTVTVGVYYGIGFRIEPKERTGFAHLFEHLLFQGSKNAPKGVMISTVANVGGIQNGSTRFDFTNYFEVVPSNALERMLWLEADRMASPVINDEVLKNQQGVVGNEVKVNVLNQPYGTWPWIDLPMLANTNWYNSHNFYGELKEIEAATVADAKQFHDTFYKPSNAVLVVAGDLDYAATRAMVEKYFGWMPKAPAVKLPDLTEPRQTAEKYRARTDALAPKPGWAAGYHVPARGTPEWYAMGLIDQMLVKGQDSRLYRKLVAETGIAGEVSGGINNLLGNMFNYSGPMLWSFSFTHDANRSRDEIKTAVDSVIEDLRTKPVSAAELTRARTKMRSSLYSTIDGTGRIGLIDLLAVYALFDNDPAKVNGIEDGFAKVTPALIQKTAQEYLRPTNRSIYVIDPGAAPAAAPKPAGAK from the coding sequence ATGACGATGAAACGATGGGTGGCGGCGCTTGCGCTGGCCGGGGCGGCAATGCCGCTCGGGCTGACGGCGGTACCGGCGGCGGCGCAGGGCGCGGCACAGAAGCTGGCGGTCGAGACGCAATATTTCACGCTGCCCAACGGTCTGCGCGTCGTGCTGGCGAAGGACACGATCTCACCCACCGTCACCGTTGGCGTCTATTACGGCATCGGGTTCCGGATCGAGCCGAAGGAGCGCACCGGTTTCGCGCATCTGTTCGAGCATCTGTTGTTCCAAGGATCGAAAAACGCGCCAAAGGGCGTGATGATCTCGACCGTCGCCAATGTCGGCGGCATCCAGAACGGATCGACCCGCTTCGACTTCACCAATTATTTCGAGGTGGTGCCGTCCAACGCGCTGGAACGGATGTTGTGGCTGGAGGCCGATCGCATGGCCAGCCCGGTCATCAACGATGAAGTGCTGAAGAACCAGCAGGGCGTCGTCGGTAACGAGGTCAAGGTCAACGTCCTCAACCAGCCCTATGGCACCTGGCCGTGGATAGATCTGCCGATGCTGGCCAACACCAACTGGTATAACAGCCACAATTTCTATGGTGAGCTGAAAGAGATCGAAGCCGCGACGGTCGCGGATGCGAAGCAGTTCCACGACACCTTCTACAAGCCATCCAACGCGGTGCTCGTCGTTGCCGGCGACCTCGATTACGCGGCGACCCGCGCGATGGTAGAGAAATATTTCGGCTGGATGCCGAAGGCACCGGCGGTCAAGCTGCCGGACCTGACCGAGCCGCGCCAGACGGCGGAGAAATATCGTGCACGCACCGATGCGCTGGCACCGAAGCCGGGCTGGGCGGCGGGCTATCATGTGCCCGCACGCGGCACGCCCGAATGGTATGCGATGGGCCTGATCGATCAGATGCTGGTCAAGGGGCAGGACAGCCGCCTGTACCGCAAGCTGGTCGCGGAAACCGGGATTGCGGGCGAGGTGAGCGGGGGCATCAACAACCTGCTCGGCAACATGTTCAACTATTCCGGGCCGATGCTGTGGAGCTTCAGCTTTACGCACGACGCCAACCGCAGCCGCGACGAGATCAAGACGGCGGTGGATAGCGTGATCGAGGATCTGCGGACGAAACCCGTCTCCGCAGCGGAACTGACGCGTGCGCGCACGAAGATGCGTTCGTCGCTTTATTCGACGATCGACGGCACCGGTCGGATCGGCCTGATCGATCTGCTCGCGGTCTATGCGCTGTTCGACAACGATCCAGCCAAGGTCAATGGAATCGAGGACGGCTTCGCCAAGGTGACGCCCGCGCTGATCCAGAAAACTGCGCAGGAGTATCTGCGCCCCACCAACCGCTCGATCTATGTGATCGATCCCGGCGCGGCCCCCGCCGCTGCGCCCAAGCCAGCGGGAGCCAAGTAA
- a CDS encoding competence/damage-inducible protein A, with amino-acid sequence MSGQETDERIWTAGLVVIGDEILSGRTQDKNIAQLATWLNVQGIQLAEVRVVPDVPDRIVAAVNALRTENDYCFTTGGIGPTHDDITVDAIAVALGVPVVIHPAARATLERYYETRGGITEARLRMARVPEGADLIPNKMSGAPGIRVGNLFIMAGVPHITAGMLDALTGTLEGGKPVVSGTIGCWVAESEIAEVLRETEKAHAGVAIGSYPFFREGRTGANFVVRATEQAVVDACIADLTAKLTSTGRDVTAGGI; translated from the coding sequence ATGAGCGGCCAAGAAACAGACGAACGCATCTGGACCGCGGGGCTGGTGGTAATCGGCGACGAGATCCTGTCGGGTCGGACACAGGACAAGAATATAGCGCAGCTTGCGACGTGGCTGAACGTCCAGGGCATCCAGCTGGCCGAGGTACGCGTGGTGCCGGACGTGCCGGATCGCATCGTCGCGGCGGTCAACGCGCTGCGCACCGAAAACGACTATTGCTTCACCACCGGCGGGATCGGGCCGACGCATGACGACATCACTGTCGATGCGATCGCGGTGGCACTGGGCGTGCCGGTCGTCATCCACCCGGCGGCGCGCGCCACGCTTGAACGCTATTACGAGACGCGCGGCGGGATCACCGAAGCGCGGCTGCGCATGGCGCGCGTGCCGGAAGGGGCGGATCTGATCCCCAACAAAATGTCGGGTGCGCCGGGTATCCGCGTCGGCAATTTGTTCATCATGGCCGGGGTGCCGCACATCACGGCGGGGATGCTCGACGCGCTGACCGGCACGCTGGAGGGCGGCAAGCCGGTGGTCAGCGGGACGATCGGTTGCTGGGTCGCCGAAAGCGAGATCGCCGAGGTTCTGCGTGAAACCGAAAAGGCGCATGCGGGTGTCGCCATCGGCAGCTATCCGTTTTTCCGCGAGGGGCGCACAGGTGCCAACTTCGTGGTGCGCGCAACGGAGCAGGCGGTGGTCGATGCCTGCATCGCCGACCTGACCGCGAAGCTGACGAGTACCGGGCGCGATGTGACGGCGGGCGGAATCTGA
- a CDS encoding M16 family metallopeptidase: MRRTITSLTAAALLAGPVAAQELPTTPPPIPAPKPFTVPATETYTLANGMKVTLIPYGVTPKTVVSLITYAGTINEGQDTWLAGLTTDMMREGAAGKTGAQLAQAAAEMGGGLGVNSGIESSSVSLNVLSDRAVDAVTLVADVAQRPTFPESELARVKANWNRRLAVALTQPGTLANAALTRAYYGTDHPYGRVLPTPAQFSAYTIAQLKAFYTGNYGAKRSHLYIAGKYDAAAVKAAVEKAFAGWAAGPDRLVLPPSPKPGPQVLLIDRPGAPQTTFSISYPAPRAGTPGEIPMRVSNALLGGAFSSRITRNIREAKGYTYSPGSGLGFFPHNAVWTFNADVTTAVTGPALKEVFYEIRTLQTTPPGDEEAAGMRQYMAGLFVIQNSTAGSLIGTIASRDTLGLPRDALNRYVTDVLAVTPTQMSESAKLLPLDKMTLVVVGDLKVVTPQLQALPELKGMTFKTVTVP; encoded by the coding sequence ATGCGCCGCACGATCACCAGCCTGACGGCCGCCGCCCTGCTTGCCGGCCCTGTCGCCGCGCAGGAGCTTCCCACCACGCCGCCGCCGATCCCGGCGCCCAAGCCGTTCACGGTTCCGGCGACGGAGACCTATACGCTGGCCAACGGGATGAAGGTGACGCTGATCCCTTATGGCGTCACGCCGAAAACGGTGGTGTCGCTCATTACATATGCCGGTACGATCAACGAGGGGCAGGATACCTGGCTCGCCGGCCTGACGACCGACATGATGCGGGAGGGTGCGGCGGGCAAAACCGGGGCACAGCTGGCACAGGCGGCCGCCGAAATGGGCGGCGGGCTGGGCGTCAATTCGGGGATCGAGAGCAGCAGCGTATCGCTGAACGTGCTGTCGGACCGCGCCGTGGATGCCGTGACGCTGGTCGCCGACGTGGCACAGCGCCCGACCTTTCCAGAGAGCGAGCTGGCACGGGTCAAGGCCAACTGGAACCGTCGTCTGGCCGTCGCGCTGACGCAGCCGGGAACGCTCGCCAACGCCGCGCTCACCCGTGCCTATTATGGCACCGACCATCCCTATGGCCGGGTGTTGCCGACGCCGGCGCAGTTCAGCGCCTATACGATCGCCCAATTGAAGGCGTTCTACACCGGTAATTACGGGGCGAAACGCTCGCACCTCTACATTGCGGGCAAATATGATGCGGCGGCGGTGAAGGCGGCGGTAGAGAAGGCTTTCGCGGGCTGGGCTGCCGGACCGGATCGGCTGGTGCTGCCACCCAGCCCGAAACCGGGCCCGCAAGTGCTGTTGATCGACCGCCCAGGCGCGCCGCAGACCACGTTCAGCATTTCCTATCCAGCCCCGCGCGCCGGAACGCCCGGGGAAATCCCGATGCGGGTATCGAATGCGCTGCTGGGTGGGGCATTCAGTTCGCGCATCACGCGCAACATCCGGGAGGCCAAGGGCTACACCTATTCCCCCGGCTCAGGCCTGGGCTTCTTTCCGCACAATGCGGTGTGGACGTTCAACGCCGACGTGACGACGGCGGTGACGGGGCCGGCGCTGAAGGAAGTGTTCTACGAAATTCGCACGCTTCAAACGACGCCGCCTGGTGACGAGGAGGCGGCCGGGATGCGGCAATATATGGCGGGACTGTTCGTGATCCAGAACTCCACCGCGGGGTCGCTGATCGGCACGATCGCAAGCCGTGACACGCTGGGTTTGCCGCGCGACGCGCTGAATCGATACGTGACCGACGTGCTGGCCGTAACGCCGACACAGATGAGCGAGTCGGCAAAGCTGTTGCCGCTCGACAAGATGACGCTGGTTGTGGTCGGCGACCTTAAAGTCGTGACGCCCCAGCTTCAGGCACTACCCGAGTTGAAGGGTATGACGTTCAAGACAGTCACAGTCCCGTGA